The proteins below come from a single Serratia ficaria genomic window:
- the narX gene encoding nitrate/nitrite two-component system sensor histidine kinase NarX — MKRLLAPLSLVNQVALLMLLLGILGVAGMGISAWMSQSIQGNAHAINKAGSLRMQSYRLLAQVPLDARHEALIQELERDENSPDLRRSVEQEGLAIPFGALRDYWRQGLQPALRAAQRPADAAGQAAHFVRLVDKLVSDIDRQTERRLLMVTLVQAGFIALTLLLLIGTTCYLRRRLLHPWRQLVDMALAVGRGDFSRRFAQRGHQDEMASLGGALNTMSDELSATYSGLEQRVAEKTADLQQKNQVLSFLYRASRQLHASEPLCSRLTPILNQLQTLTPLRAIQVRLYENDSREPLLQLSGNQPLRPEHCHNPVCSACLNDSDRQHADNPSLSWSLSDKLGDYGVIVAQHAPRQPLNDDHRQLINTLVEQLTSVLAIERQVDHQQQLMLMEERAAIARELHDSIAQSLSCLKMQTACLQMQGKELSADSQALVRQMREELNGAYRQLRELLTTFRLRLTEPGLLAALQSTVTEFTPRLGLTITLDYQLGPRTVPAYQAIHLLQIAREALSNIHKHAAASQVSIQVLNKRGEVSLSVCDNGRGLPADTTRPDHYGLIIMRDRAKSLHGRCEILPRSGGGTEVRVTFKPDNPAID, encoded by the coding sequence ATGAAACGCCTGTTGGCTCCCCTTTCGCTGGTGAACCAGGTCGCCCTGTTGATGCTGCTGCTGGGCATTCTGGGGGTGGCCGGCATGGGGATCTCCGCGTGGATGTCGCAAAGCATCCAGGGCAACGCGCACGCCATCAACAAGGCCGGCTCGCTGCGCATGCAGAGCTATCGCCTGCTGGCGCAGGTGCCGCTGGATGCGCGCCACGAGGCGTTGATTCAGGAGCTGGAGCGCGATGAAAACAGCCCGGACCTGCGGCGTTCGGTGGAGCAGGAAGGTCTGGCGATACCCTTCGGCGCCCTGCGCGACTACTGGAGACAGGGTCTGCAGCCCGCGCTGCGCGCCGCCCAGCGCCCTGCCGACGCCGCGGGGCAGGCCGCGCATTTTGTCCGGCTGGTGGACAAGCTGGTGTCGGATATCGACCGGCAGACCGAACGACGGCTGCTGATGGTTACCCTGGTGCAGGCGGGATTTATCGCCCTGACGCTGCTGCTGTTGATCGGCACCACCTGCTACCTGCGCCGCCGGCTGCTGCACCCCTGGCGCCAGCTGGTCGACATGGCGCTGGCGGTCGGCCGCGGCGACTTCAGCCGCCGCTTTGCCCAGCGCGGCCATCAGGATGAAATGGCTTCGCTCGGCGGCGCGCTGAACACCATGTCCGACGAACTGTCCGCCACCTACAGCGGGCTGGAGCAGCGGGTGGCGGAAAAAACCGCCGATCTGCAGCAAAAAAACCAGGTGTTGAGCTTCCTGTATCGCGCCAGCCGCCAACTGCACGCCAGTGAGCCCTTGTGCAGCCGGCTGACGCCGATACTCAATCAGCTGCAGACGCTGACGCCGCTGCGCGCCATTCAGGTGCGGCTGTACGAAAACGACAGCCGGGAACCGCTGCTGCAGCTGAGCGGCAACCAGCCGCTGCGGCCGGAACACTGCCACAATCCGGTATGCAGCGCCTGCCTGAACGACAGCGACCGCCAGCACGCCGACAATCCCTCGCTGAGCTGGAGCCTGAGCGACAAGCTGGGCGACTACGGGGTGATCGTCGCGCAGCATGCGCCGCGGCAGCCGCTGAACGACGACCATCGCCAGCTGATCAATACGCTGGTCGAACAGTTGACCAGCGTACTGGCGATAGAGCGCCAGGTGGATCACCAGCAGCAGCTGATGCTGATGGAAGAACGGGCGGCGATCGCGCGCGAGCTGCACGACTCCATCGCCCAGTCGCTGTCCTGCCTGAAAATGCAGACGGCCTGCCTGCAAATGCAGGGCAAGGAGCTTTCCGCCGACAGCCAGGCGCTGGTGCGGCAGATGCGCGAAGAGCTGAACGGCGCTTATCGCCAGCTGCGCGAACTGCTGACCACCTTCCGCCTGCGCCTGACCGAGCCCGGCCTGCTGGCGGCGCTGCAGTCTACGGTGACCGAGTTCACCCCCAGACTGGGCCTGACGATTACGCTCGACTATCAGCTGGGGCCGCGCACGGTGCCCGCTTACCAGGCGATCCATCTGCTGCAGATCGCCCGCGAGGCGCTGAGCAATATCCATAAGCACGCCGCGGCCAGCCAGGTGAGCATCCAGGTGCTCAACAAGCGGGGCGAAGTGAGCCTGAGCGTCTGCGATAACGGCCGCGGCCTGCCGGCCGACACGACGCGGCCCGATCATTACGGGCTGATCATCATGCGCGACCGCGCCAAAAGCCTGCACGGCCGCTGCGAGATTTTACCGCGCAGCGGCGGCGGCACCGAGGTGCGGGTGACCTTCAAGCCCGACAACCCTGCCATCGATTAA